Part of the Terriglobales bacterium genome is shown below.
ACATCGCCCTGGCCGTCCAGTACAAGAATCATGCCGCGATGGACGGGCTGACGGCTAAGGGGGAAGCCATCCGTGACAAGATTCTGGGAGGCAAACAGCCGGCCCAGCAGGTAGCGGAGAAACGGGTAGAGATGCGTGAAGTCATCAGCTCCGAGTTGTTGCAGGAGATCACATTGAAATAAGAGGGCTTGAGTTCGATGGGCGGCCCCGTTGGCCAATGAAACGGGGCCTTTTTATAACTTTCCCGAAGCGCCGTAACCTTTCTTTGGCTCGGCAGTTTACCTGAATGAGAGAGGATGATGGCGGCCGGCAAATCTGCACCGACGATCTCCCGCGGAGAAGCTGAGGAGCGCCTTCTTGTGGAGGCCGCGCAGAAGGATCCGACCCGTTTTGCCGAGCTCTATGAAGACAATTTTGAACGGGTTTATGCCTTCATTCGGCGGCGTGTCCGCCAGCGTGAGGTTGCGGAAGACCTTACGGCAGATGTGTTCCACAAAGCGCTGGTGCATCTTCCCAAGTTTGACTGGCGAGGCATTCCGTTTTCGGCATGGTTGCTGAGGATTGCTTCTAATGTGATTGTCGATGAATGGAAGCGCTCCCGCCGTGAGGTGGTGGAAGACCCTCCCGAGCAGGCAGGCGGCGAAGTCGATGTGGAGGAGTTAGAGAACCGTGCCCGCCTCTTTCGCCTGGTGGAGCAGCTCCCGTCTGATCAGGGGCGTGTAATCGCAATGCGCTTCGCCGATCAGAAAAGCATTCGTGAAATTGCTCACGAAATTGGACGCAGCGAAGGGGCAGTGAAACAGCTGCAATTTCGCGGGCTGAAGATGTTGCGCACTCTGTGGGGTAGCAAGCATGGCTAAGCGACCCTTGTCGGAACAACTCGATGAGCTGGTACAGGCGATGCTGGACCGCCCAGATTCCTCGCCTCCGCAAGTGGACGCCAAGGTAGCTCCGTTGCTGCCAGTGCTGAAGGAGTTGCGAGAGCTGCCACGCCCATCATTCAAAACCCAACTCAAGTCCGATCTGCAAAGGAGGATTACCATGATGACGCAATCATCGGCTGTAACTGCTGAGGCAAAGCGTACGATCAACCACCTACCCGAAGGTTTCCACACTGTGACGCCCTATCTGATAGTGAGCGGGGCAGCGCGACTGATGGATTTCCTGAAGCAAGCTTACGGTGCGCAAGAGAAACTGCGGGTGCCAAAGCCGGACGGCAGCATCATGCATGCCGAGATGCGGATTGGCGACTCTGCACTCGAGTTGGCGGACGGCAACGAGCAGCATCCGCCACAAGCGGTAGCCTTGCACTTCTATGTGGAGGATGCTGACGCGGTCTATGAGCGTGCATTGCAGGCGGGAGCTACGTCCTCACACGTGCCCGTGAACCAGGAATATGGCGATCGCGAAGCGTCGGTGAAGGATCCTTCCGGAAACTCCTGGTATATCGCCACCCATCAGGGGGCTCGCTATATTCCGGAGGGGTTGCATAGCATCACGCCTTACCTGCACCCTCGCGGAGCGGCAGCGATGATCGACTTCCTGAAGCAAGCGTTCGGAGCGGAAGAGGAAGCCCGCTATCAGAGTCCGGACGGCGTTATTCAGCATGCGAAAGTCAGAATTGGCGATTCCGTTATTGAGATGGGCGAGGCGCACGGGGAATATCAGCCCGTGCCAGCTACGCTGCATATGTATGTCCAGGATTGCGATGCCCTCTACGAACGCGCTCTGGGCGCAGGGGCCAAGTCGCTGATGGCGCCGAAGGACGAACCTTACGGAGATCGCGCCTCCGGAGTGGTGGATCCGTTCGGGAACCGCTGGTTCATTGCCACGCACATCAAGGATGTGCAGTTCTAGATTGGCAAAGGGCGGTAACAGGCGTACCCAGGTTAGCGCCGGACTGCATGGCGCGAACCTGGGGCACCTTCTGGGGATGCTAATGCCGGTGGGTCAGGCTCTTGAAGAGAGTCGGCCAGTATTCCTTCATCAGGTTGGCGCCAGCGTGCGTAGCCAGCAAGACTCCATAACGGCTAAAGGTCCTGCCAACGGTCCGCTCATTCTCCGGGAGGTAGCTGTTGGCCAGCCCCGAGGCCATCAGGGGTCCGACTAATCCTCGCCAGTTGACAGCATTGCCGCCGCTATCGGTGCGCGTCACTACGACTCGGTACAGCGCATACTTCAGGCTCTGGCCGAAACTGCCGTTACCCATCACGAAGAAACGGGGATCCTGGTGCAGGGCGGAGCTGATTATGAAGGTTCCGAAAAACTGGTCGGAAGAGTTCAAGGCCAACCCAGCTCCAAAGCGTTTGAAGTACCCGCTCGCTCCCTGCCCGTAGCCGCTGGGCGAATTGGTGGCTTGCGCGATTCCCGCCCCGAGCGCCGCCCCGACAAATGCCGCTCCGGAGGTGCTATTGCGAAGGAATAGTCCAAATTTTTGTCCGCTGGTCAACGGCTTATCACTGGTGGCGAGGTCGGGGAAGAACATGGACTGTTTCGTCAAGAATTGGAATTCCCTGGGCACCGGCAGATTGGACTTCTGTTTACTGCTGGCTGCGGGGGATGGCGGGTCATTCACGGTGCGGGAGCTATCCTGAGCGACAAGCGAGCAATTCGCGAATAACACTCCCACCGCCAGAAAACGCAAAAGTGTCAGAGGCCCTGCTTTCATAGTTGGCACCTTTGACCGCCTTAGCGGTCCTTGGGAGATTTCATCCGACAAGCGAAAACGTCTTTAGAAGAAGACTCCTGGCCTAAGTAGTTCGGGGCACGTTCTTACTATATCTGCCGCTAAAGGAGGAGTGGCAAGCCTACCACAGCCCGGCAATGAGCATGCAAAATTCGTGATCTTCGGTTGCGACTCAACCTAGCAGGGCAATGCGAGAGTTGGGCAGGCGGAATGCTGTCAGTACGGAAAGCAGGCGTGAACGAGTGAGCGGTTTGTGCAGGAAACAGCTGGCGCCAGCAGCAAAGGCCCGCGACAACGCCCCCAGTTCGTCCTCCCCAGTCACAACAACGATGTGAGCTTTACTGTTGGTGATCGACTGACGGGCGAGCTTGGTCAGATAGAGGGCGTCAGGCCCAGGTAAGCGAAGGCCGATCAAGATCAAGTCGAAAGCTCTGGCCTGGATTTCTTTGGCTGCAGCCCAGCCTTCGTCCGCTTGCACACAATGAAATCCTTCACCTTGCAGGCATTCGCGAAGAAACTCCAGGGTTGCTGTATCGTCCTCTATGAGGAGAGCGGTTGTGGGGGCTTCGGCGCGGGCTGGAGGTTTTCGCAACCGCTCATATCGAGCGCGCCTAAGGCTCGACCAGACCTCGCTGGTCAACGATTCGAGCAGCACAAAACCGTAGCGAGTGCCGCGCCGGTTTGCCACCAATGCCGGGACTTTGCGGCGAGTAGCGGCACTTTCAGCGTCGTAATATTCGAGACTAACGCGTTCGCTGATGTCCAAATCAGCGCTGATCACGATTGCGCCGACGCCGCCATCACTGACATCGCGGCAAAGTGCGCGGTAGCGTTGGCCGCTGGCAGTGATAACCAGCATGCTCTCGCGCGTCTTTCGCCTGGGGAATTTGCGTCGATCGCGGCGTGCCACCGGCATTCGCAGTGGTCCTCGTGAGTGGTTAATTATCCGATATCAAAGGGCCCAAACTGCTTATGTGAATTCTTCTTCTTCTCGGCTTGACGGCCTGAGATCGCCGAAGATATCAGCTCGCGGGTCCCTCATCCGGTTCCCTGCGAAGCAGGTGATGTCGGCGGAGTCAAATATCAGTTCGCGGACTGGGGGGAGGTTCTGAATAGGGAACGCTGCCCGCCCGCCTTCTTGCTCAGGATTTTGCGGCGAGAACCGAGTTCTGCAAAGTAAGGTGACCCGCAGCCAGTGCATAGCATGCTCTTTTTCCAGACGCCGTACAAGATAGGACGCTAGCGTCGAAGCAATTCTAATCCGGTCAGGATTCGTTTTGCTTACGAAGCGGCTGCTTGATGAAGACCACCTTCTGATCGATCCCCTGCTCTCCGCTATCGATATGTCTTTGAATGGTCAGCTCTTTACCATCCCCGGACAGCGACCATCGGCTGGTCCAGCGAACACTGGGCGTTTGCTTCAGACCCCGAGGCTTGACGCGCGACTCATTAACCAATGTCCGACCGTTCCAATAGCTACGGGTCAAGGTATCCCCGTCCTCGTTAGAGTCTGTAACCCTCTCCTCACCATCAGCGGTTAACTCTGTTCGGGTGCGGCGGCCATCCTGGATGTAGTCAAATTCCAGCTTGGCTCCAATATGTCGAATCACGTACTGTGCCGCCATTGGGGGTGTAACTGGACCAAAAGAGCTTTTGTCTGGATCGAGGTTCCAGATGCCGGAGAAGTTCGGCTTGGTCGTATCCTGAGCGATGGCAGGCAGGAAAACAGCCAAAAGGAAGAGCAGGCCGACTACCAGGGACAGCGCATACCTGGCCGGAAAGAAACGGGAATGCCAAACAGCCTTGAGCATCAACACTCTATCGTACCGTATTCTCGCGCAGTTGCGCACTTGTCTGCCAGCGAGGCCGGCAACTTCCTAATGGGTAGGATGAGCGTGAAACGACCCAGCTAATGGCGTCCAGCAGTTGGGCGAGCAACTTTGCTCTTTGTTGATAACAGGCTAAGGATTTCCTGCAGCTGCTGACGGACTCGGCGCAGGCCATCCTGCTTGACAATGGCTTGAAAGGGCAAGGCTGGCTGCGACTTCGACGGCTTGCCTTCCGCCTTGAGCAAATGACGCGCGCCCGCGATAGTGTAGCCATCCTCGTACAGCAGCTTGCGAATTCGTACCACGAATTCCACATCCCGACGCCGATACATGCGCTGGCCAGTGCTGCCCTTGGCAGGCTTGAGCTGAGGGAACTCGGTCTCCCAAAAACGCAAAACGTAGGGTGGCAAGTGACACAAGCGGCCAACTTCGCCGATTCGAAAATAAAGTTTGTCCGGAATATCGATCTCTTCGCCCTTTTTTCTGTTGTCGGATTTCCGGGTGGCAGTGCTCATGAAGATACCCTTCTAGCGAAGCTCTGGCGCGCAGCGGTGAAGAAGTCTACGTCAGACCACAATCGTATCCGCTTCTTCTAGCACGGAGTCACTCGCAAGAACAACTTGAAAACCGGACAGGCCCACAAAAAAGAAGGACAGGTACCGATTTCCACCGCAAAAAGGGCCCCCAAATGGAGGCCCAACCCTTTTCCGAGTTTCGGATGACCCTGTACAGTCGGGCTCCGGTTATTACTTCTTTTTCTTTGTGGCCTTTTTTGCTTTCTTCTTTGTAGCCATGGTCAAGCCTCCGTTTTTTGTCCCTGACACGCGGTCCGCATGTAAAGGAAGTTTTCTTGCTTCTCCCAATCTAGGGCCCTGAAAAGCTGCACCTTCGCCCCATTACTTGGAGCAGAGGTCGCACTAACGCAAGATATTGCGGTGTATCAATTGAGCTTGTCAAGAAAAATGTATTGTCAAGTCTGACGCTTTCTGCTAAGTCGGCCCGATTTCGTGGCTGCATTGGGTAGTTCAAATCGCGCGCGTGCCCGGGCGGGAGTTTTTCTGGCTACAATCTGAAGCTGATGCCTCGCCGCGATCCCGTCGAGCTTGAGATCTTCAAGAACCTATTCCACTCTATCGCCGAGGAGATGGGCGCCGCACTTCGCCGCACTGCCTTTTCTCCCAATATCAAAGAACGCCGCGATTATTCGTGCGCGGTATTCGATGCTCAGGGCGATGTGATCGCAATGGGCGATCACATGCCCGTTCATCTCGGCTCCATGCCCATGTCGGTACGGGCGGCAATCGAACAGCTGCAGCTGGGGCTGGGCGATGTGGCCATGCTCAACGATCCTTTCCGGGGCGGCACGCACTTGCCCGACATTACCCTGGTGGCTCCTGTTTTTATCGGCAGACGCGGCGAAGGCAATGGCAGGAGTCAACCACTGAAGAGACTGCCAGAGCGGAAGAATAATCGGGCTAAGCCTGACTTCTACGTCGCTTCGCGCGCGCACCACGCCGATGTTGGCGGGACCTATCCCGGCTCGATGGGGATTTGCCGGGAGGTGTATCAGGAAGGGTTTCGTGTTCCTCCGGTCAAGCTGATCCGTGGTGGGACGATTGACCGTGATGTCCTCTCATTGCTGCTGGCGAATGTGCGGACGCCTGGCGAGAGGGAAGGAGATCTGAGCGCACAAATCGCTTCCTGTCACACGGGCAGGGTGAGGCTGGAAGAGATCTGCTCCCGCTACGGGCTGGCGCGTGTACGCCGAGCTGCCCAGGATCTGCTGGCGTACTCTGAGGAGATCATGCGGGCGTTTCTGGCCCTGGTCCCTGCTGGCACCTATAGGGCGGAGGATTTTCTTGATGACGATGGAGTCAGCGATCAGCCGGTCCGCATTCGAGCCTCGATAGCCTTCCGAGCGGCTGCACCGGTTGGCCGCTATTCCGCTTCAGGCAAGGCTGGGGAGAAAATCGTAATTATTGATTTCCAGGGCAGTGATGCACAGGTTGCAGGCAGTCTCAACGCAGTGGAAGCGGTCACGTGGTCCGCCTGTTTCTATGTGTTTCGGTGCTTGCTATCGGAGGATGTTCCAGCGACAGCGGGATTGATGCGTCCCATCCGCGTGATTGCTCCCGCAGGGACGATAGTCAATCCTGGTCCTCCTGCCGCGGTGGCCGGCGGCAATGTCGAAACTTCGCAAAGAATTGTGGACGTTCTGCTGCGAGCGCTGGCCCAGGCGCTGCCACAGCGCATCCCGGCGGCCGCCTCGGGAACGATGAATAACCTGACGGTTGGTGGCATTGATCCGAGAAGCGGCGAACCTTTCGCGTACTATGAAACGGTCGCTGGGGGGATGGGGGCACGCCCCTCTAAGGCGGGAGTCTCGGGCGTGCATACCCACATGACAAACTCTCTAAATACACCGATAGAGGCGCTGGAATACGCGTATCCTTTCCGGGTAACCCGCTACGCCCTGCGGCCCGGCAGTGGCGGTATTGGAAAGTACCGGGGCGGGGAGGGCATCATCCGCGAGATTGAAGTGCAAGTCGAAAGCGAGGTTACGATTCTTTCTGATCGCAGGAAATTCGCGCCTTACGGTCTGGTGGGCGGAGGGGACGGCACTCTCGGAGAGTCTGTGATAGTGCGTCGAAACGGCGCGAAGGAACCCCTAGCGGGGAAATCGCATGTCCGGCTGCTTCCCGGAGAGCGCATCCGCATCGAAACTCCAGGCGGGGGCGGATGGGGGTCAGCCTGACAGTGCAAGCGTTCTGTCAAAAAGGAACCACATGACCGACATTGCCGCTCACTATCTCGATGAGGCTCTTCGCCAACTGCGTGGCTACAAGCGTCTAGGGGACAGCGCTTTTGCGCAGCTCCGGGATGAAGAATTCTTTCGCACTCTTGATTCCGAATCGAACAGCGTGGCCATCACGGTGAAGCACCTGGCAGGCAACATGCGCTCCCGCTTCACCGATTTTCTCACCAGCGACGGCGAGAAGCCCGATCGCCAGCGCGACCAGGAGTTTGAGCTTTCCACTGGCACTACGCGCGAGGAAGTAATGCGATGGTGGGAACAGGGCTGGGCCTGGGTCTTCGATGCTATTAACCCTCTTAAGCCTGAAGATCTGGGGCGCACGGTGACCATTCGCGGCGAGCCGCACAGCGTGTTGCAAGCCATCAATCGACAAATCGCGCATTACGCCTACCACGTCGGGCAGATCGTTATCCTGGCAAAGCACTTCCGCGGGCGGGATTGGAAATCGCTGAGTATTCCCCGCGGCAAATCCGAGGAATATAACGTTCGCAAGGCCGCCAAGGACCCTACTGCGCGACAAGAGATCAGCGCAACTCCCGCGGGCTCGAAAGAGTGAACCGGTCATGGGTAGGCGAGCAAGTACGCTGTTGCCGGCTGTAGCAGGTCTTCTGTTGTTGGCGGCGAATCTTCAGGCCGAGTTGAACCCTCCTTAGCGTCCGCAGCGCCGAGCGGACGCCAGTGCAACCAGCGAATGCCGACTCGTTGTAGAATTTTTGTTCTTGTGCCGTCCGGAATTCAATGCGTGGAGCTTTGATGCCGACCCAGACGCCGACTCGCACCAATCCGCTCTCCTATCTTGGTGATCAACTTCAAGAGCTGAAAGTTAAGGGCACGTACTTCCGCCTGCGAGTGCTGGAAGACGAACAAGCGCCGGTCTGCACCTTCGATGGCAAGAGGGTGATCAATCTGGCTTCCAACAACTACCTGGGATTGACGACGCACCCGAAGCTGCGCGAGGCGGCGCTGGAGGCCACCCGCAAATATGGAGTGGGATCAGGCGCGGTGCGCACCATTGCGGGGACGATGTCGCTTCACATGCAGCTCGAGGAGAAGATCGCGCGTTTCAAGAACGTGGAAGCCTGCGTCGTTTTCCAGTCGGGGTTCACGGCCAATGCGGGCACGGTTTCAGCGATCCTGGGCAAAGAGGATTTCATCATCTCCGACGAGTTGAATCATGCCTCGATCATCGATGGCGCCAGGCTCTCACGGGCCAAGATTCTGGTTTTCCACCACAAAGACATCGCTCATGCGGAAGAGCATCTTGCCAGCGTCAAGGACGAGCCGGGGCGAAAGCTGCTGATCAGCGATGGGGTTTTTTCCATGGACGGCGATATCGCGCCGTTACCTGGGCTTTGCGATCTCGCGGAAAAGTACGGCGCCATCATGATGGTGGACGATGCGCACGCCTCCGGGGTGCTGGGACGCAATGGCCGTGGCACAATCGATCACTTCAACGTGCACGGACGGGTAGATGTGCAGGTGGGCACGCTTTCCAAGGCCATCGGCGCGCTTGGGGGCTACATCTGCGGATCCCGCGAGCTGATCGAGTTCCTGTACCATCGCGGGCGTCCGTT
Proteins encoded:
- a CDS encoding sigma-70 family RNA polymerase sigma factor, with translation MMAAGKSAPTISRGEAEERLLVEAAQKDPTRFAELYEDNFERVYAFIRRRVRQREVAEDLTADVFHKALVHLPKFDWRGIPFSAWLLRIASNVIVDEWKRSRREVVEDPPEQAGGEVDVEELENRARLFRLVEQLPSDQGRVIAMRFADQKSIREIAHEIGRSEGAVKQLQFRGLKMLRTLWGSKHG
- a CDS encoding VOC family protein; amino-acid sequence: MAKRPLSEQLDELVQAMLDRPDSSPPQVDAKVAPLLPVLKELRELPRPSFKTQLKSDLQRRITMMTQSSAVTAEAKRTINHLPEGFHTVTPYLIVSGAARLMDFLKQAYGAQEKLRVPKPDGSIMHAEMRIGDSALELADGNEQHPPQAVALHFYVEDADAVYERALQAGATSSHVPVNQEYGDREASVKDPSGNSWYIATHQGARYIPEGLHSITPYLHPRGAAAMIDFLKQAFGAEEEARYQSPDGVIQHAKVRIGDSVIEMGEAHGEYQPVPATLHMYVQDCDALYERALGAGAKSLMAPKDEPYGDRASGVVDPFGNRWFIATHIKDVQF
- a CDS encoding response regulator, coding for MPVARRDRRKFPRRKTRESMLVITASGQRYRALCRDVSDGGVGAIVISADLDISERVSLEYYDAESAATRRKVPALVANRRGTRYGFVLLESLTSEVWSSLRRARYERLRKPPARAEAPTTALLIEDDTATLEFLRECLQGEGFHCVQADEGWAAAKEIQARAFDLILIGLRLPGPDALYLTKLARQSITNSKAHIVVVTGEDELGALSRAFAAGASCFLHKPLTRSRLLSVLTAFRLPNSRIALLG
- a CDS encoding MerR family transcriptional regulator, producing MSTATRKSDNRKKGEEIDIPDKLYFRIGEVGRLCHLPPYVLRFWETEFPQLKPAKGSTGQRMYRRRDVEFVVRIRKLLYEDGYTIAGARHLLKAEGKPSKSQPALPFQAIVKQDGLRRVRQQLQEILSLLSTKSKVARPTAGRH
- a CDS encoding hydantoinase B/oxoprolinase family protein — translated: MPRRDPVELEIFKNLFHSIAEEMGAALRRTAFSPNIKERRDYSCAVFDAQGDVIAMGDHMPVHLGSMPMSVRAAIEQLQLGLGDVAMLNDPFRGGTHLPDITLVAPVFIGRRGEGNGRSQPLKRLPERKNNRAKPDFYVASRAHHADVGGTYPGSMGICREVYQEGFRVPPVKLIRGGTIDRDVLSLLLANVRTPGEREGDLSAQIASCHTGRVRLEEICSRYGLARVRRAAQDLLAYSEEIMRAFLALVPAGTYRAEDFLDDDGVSDQPVRIRASIAFRAAAPVGRYSASGKAGEKIVIIDFQGSDAQVAGSLNAVEAVTWSACFYVFRCLLSEDVPATAGLMRPIRVIAPAGTIVNPGPPAAVAGGNVETSQRIVDVLLRALAQALPQRIPAAASGTMNNLTVGGIDPRSGEPFAYYETVAGGMGARPSKAGVSGVHTHMTNSLNTPIEALEYAYPFRVTRYALRPGSGGIGKYRGGEGIIREIEVQVESEVTILSDRRKFAPYGLVGGGDGTLGESVIVRRNGAKEPLAGKSHVRLLPGERIRIETPGGGGWGSA
- a CDS encoding DUF1572 family protein, whose product is MTDIAAHYLDEALRQLRGYKRLGDSAFAQLRDEEFFRTLDSESNSVAITVKHLAGNMRSRFTDFLTSDGEKPDRQRDQEFELSTGTTREEVMRWWEQGWAWVFDAINPLKPEDLGRTVTIRGEPHSVLQAINRQIAHYAYHVGQIVILAKHFRGRDWKSLSIPRGKSEEYNVRKAAKDPTARQEISATPAGSKE
- a CDS encoding glycine C-acetyltransferase encodes the protein MPTQTPTRTNPLSYLGDQLQELKVKGTYFRLRVLEDEQAPVCTFDGKRVINLASNNYLGLTTHPKLREAALEATRKYGVGSGAVRTIAGTMSLHMQLEEKIARFKNVEACVVFQSGFTANAGTVSAILGKEDFIISDELNHASIIDGARLSRAKILVFHHKDIAHAEEHLASVKDEPGRKLLISDGVFSMDGDIAPLPGLCDLAEKYGAIMMVDDAHASGVLGRNGRGTIDHFNVHGRVDVQVGTLSKAIGALGGYICGSRELIEFLYHRGRPFLFSTSHPPSVAATCIAAFEVLEQEPERIEKLWENTRYFKKELGNLGFNIGGRNTPASETPITPVIVGEGRLAMDFSRELFQEGVMATGIAFPTVPEGKARIRTIMTATHTRQELDQALETLKRVGKRLGIIS